In the Malaya genurostris strain Urasoe2022 chromosome 1, Malgen_1.1, whole genome shotgun sequence genome, one interval contains:
- the LOC131426676 gene encoding 116 kDa U5 small nuclear ribonucleoprotein component gives MDSDLYDEFGNYIGPDLESDEDDDQSLYGQPDQQDDLDLEDSMEEEVEQSEDPVTSRAVVLHEDKRYYPSALEVYGEEVETIVQEEDAQPLDKPLIEPVKKMKFQIKEQELPETTYNMEFLADLMDTPTLIRNVALIGHLHHGKTTFVDCLVRQTHPQFQDMDERNLRYTDTLFTEQERGVSIKATPITLVLPDVKSKSFLINVFDTPGHVNFSDEVTAAMRLSDGIILFVDAAEGVSLNTERLLKHAIQEKQAITVCINKIDRLMLELKLPPQDAYFKLKHIVEEINGLLTLYGDSTIKQVSPILGNVCFASSLYGFCFTLKSFAQLYADTYDGVNPSDFSRRLWGDMYFHNKSRKFTKKPPHSSAHRSFVEFILEPLYKLFAQVVGDVDTTLVDTLSELNIRVTKEEMKCNIRPLLRLICSRFIGDFSGFVDMCVEHIQSPLDNAQTKIDHIYTGVKESGIYQDMLNCDQNAQLMVHSSKMYPTEDCTFFQVLARIMSGTLHAGQEVRVLGENYSLVDEEDSRTLQVGRLWIYEARYKVELNRVPAGNWVLIEGIDQCIVKTSTITDVQMNEDVFIFRPLKFNTQSIIKIAVEPVNPSELPKMLDGLRKANKSYPLLSTRVEESGEHVILGTGELYLDCVMHDLRKMYSEIDIKVADPVVAFCESVVETSSLKCFAETPNKKNKITMIAEPLEKGLAEDIENETVCIGWNKKKLGEFFQINYDWDLLAARSIWAFGPDNTGPNILVDDTLPFEVDKALLGAVKDSIVQGFQWGTREGPLCEEPIRNVKFKILDAVIAQEPLHRGGGQIIPTARRVAYSAFLMATPRLMEPYLFVEVQAPADCVSSVYTVLARRRGHVTQDAPVPGSPLYTIKAFIPAIDSFGFETDLRTHTQGQAFCLSVFHHWQIVPGDPLDKSIIIRPLEPQPATHLAREFMIKTRRRKGLSEDVSINKFFDDPMLLELARQDVLLNYPI, from the exons ATGGATTCGGATTTATACGATGAATTCGGCAACTACATCGGTCCCGATTTGGAGAGCGACGAAGATGACGACCAGAGCTTATATGGTCAACCTGATCAACAGGATGATTTAGATCTGGAGGATAGTATGGAAGAGGAAGTCGAGCAAAGTGAGGATCCAGTCACATCCAGAGCTGTGGTACTACACGAAGACAAGCGCTACTATCCATCGGCACTGGAAGTATATGGAGAAGAGGTTGAAACCATCGTGCAGGAAGAGGATGCACAGCCGTTAGATAAGCCATTGATTGAAcctgttaaaaaaatgaaatttcaaattaaggAACAAGAGTTACCGGAAACCACATACAACATGGAATTCTTAGCTGACCTTATGGATACTCCCACCTTGATACGAAACGTTGCCTTGATCGGACACTTGCACCACGGGAAGACAACTTTCGTTGATTGTTTAGTACGACAGACACATCCGCAGTTTCAGGACATGGACGAACGTAATTTACGTTATACCGATACTCTTTTTACTGAACAAGAACGTGGGGTTAGTATCAAGGCTACCCCGATAACTCTTGTATTACCAGATGTCAAAAGTAAAAGTTTTCTGATCAATGTTTTCGACACACCTGGTCATGTGAATTTCTCGGACGAAGTAACGGCCGCAATGCGTTTGTCCGATGGGATCATTTTGTTCGTGGATGCTGCCGAAGGTGTATCATTAAATACAGAGCGCTTACTGAAACACGCAATCCAAGAAAAACAAGCCATTACAGTGTGCATAAACAAAATCGATCGCTTAATGCTCGAATTAAAACTTCCCCCTCAGGATGCCTACTTTAAATTGAAACACATTGTAGAGGAAATCAACGGATTGCTTACTTTGTACGGTGATTCAACCATAAAACAAGTTTCACCTATCCTTGGCAATGTGTGCTTTGCTAGTTCACTGTATGGATTTTGCTTTACACTGAAATCATTCGCACAACTCTACGCGGATACCTACGACGGTGTAAATCCAAGTGACTTCTCTCGACGACTGTGGGGCGACATGTACTTTCACAATAAATC tcGCAAATTTACAAAGAAACCGCCACACAGCTCGGCACACCGAAGTTTTGTTGAGTTTATTTTGGAACCGTTGTATAAACTTTTTGCTCAGGTCGTTGGTGATGTCGACACCACTCTGGTTGATACGCTGTCTGAGTTGAATATTCGTGTCACCAAGGAAGAAATGAAATGCAATATTCGTCCTTTGCTGCGGCTAATCTGCAGTCGATTCATCGGGGATTTCAGTGGATTTGTCGATATGTGCGTGGAGCATATTCAGTCGCCACTTGACAATGCCCAAACCAAAATCGATCACATCTACACGGGTGTAAAAGAAAGCGGTATCTATCAGGATATGTTGAACTGTGATCAAAATGCCCAACTGATGGTGCACAGCTCTAAGATGTACCCAACAGAGGATTGTACCTTCTTTCAAGTGCTGGCCAGAATAATGAGCGGAACTTTGCATGCTGGTCAGGAAGTACGAGTTTTGGGGGAAAACTATTCACTCGTTGATGAGGAAGACTCACGTACGCTACAAGTTGGACGTCTGTGGATTTACGAAGCACGGTACAAGGTGGAACTGAATAGAGTTCCGGCCGGAAATTGGGTACTTATTGAAGGCATCGATCAGTGTATCGTGAAGACATCTACCATCACGGACGTACAAATGAATGAGGATGTTTTCATTTTCCGTCCGTTGAAATTCAACACTCAGAGTATTATAAAGATTGCAGTTGAACCCGTAAATCCGTCAGAGCTACCGAAAATGTTGGACGGTTTGCGGAAAGCAAACAAATCTTATCCTCTGCTTTCGACACGAGTGGAAGAATCGGGAGAGCATGTAATTCTTGGTACAGGTGAGCTATACTTGGACTGCGTTATGCACGATTTGCGCAAAATGTATTCGGAGATTGATATTAAAGTGGCCGATCCAGTGGTGGCTTTTTGCGAAAGTGTGGTCGAAACAAGTTCGTTGAAATGTTTCGCCGAAACTCCaaataagaaaaacaaaattaCAATGATTGCTGAACCGTTGGAAAAAGGTTTGGCTGAAGACATTGAGAATGAAACGGTATGCATCGGTTGGAACAAAAAGAAACTTGGTGAATTCTTTCAAATTAACTACGACTGGGATTTGCTAGCGGCTCGCTCGATTTGGGCATTTGGTCCTGATAATACTGGTCCCAATATCTTGGTCGATGATACATTGCCGTTTGAAGTGGACAAGGCTCTGCTAGGAGCTGTTAAGGATTCTATTGTACAAGGTTTTCAGTGGGGAACGCGTGAAGGTCCTTTGTGTGAAGAACCAATTAGAAATGTCAAGTTCAAAATTCTGGATGCCGTCATAGCCCAGGAACCGTTGCATCGAGGAGGAGGACAGATTATTCCAACTGCTCGCCGAGTTGCCTATTCTGCTTTCTTGATGGCAACACCACGCCTGATGGAACCGTATCTATTCGTAGAAGTACAAGCCCCGGCCGATTGCGTGTCATCGGTTTATACCGTTCTAGCCAGACGACGAGGTCATGTAACGCAAGATGCTCCCGTTCCTGGTTCTCCACTTTACACCATCAAAGCGTTTATTCCAGCCATCGATTCATTCGGCTTCGAAACCGATTTGCGCACTCACACTCAAGGACAGGCTTTCTGTCTCTCTGTGTTTCATCACTGGCAAATTGTTCCTGGTGATCCGTTGGACAAGAGCATTATAATCCGCCCACTAGAACCACAACCGGCGACGCATTTGGCTCGAGAATTTATGATTAAAACACGTCGCCGAAAGGGTCTTTCCGAGGATGTATCGATCAACAAGTTCTTCGATGATCCCATGTTACTCGAATTAGCACGGCAGGATGTGCTTCTCAACTATC